Proteins encoded within one genomic window of Caldicoprobacter guelmensis:
- a CDS encoding cupin domain-containing protein, whose product MNCPPKSVVRPLHSHKDIEEVILILEGKGEAWIDGEIVTFKKGDAVFFPSNSKHQVRNIGDTPLITASIFSAPTRPENYITYEKDGFED is encoded by the coding sequence ATGAATTGTCCTCCTAAGTCAGTAGTGCGACCACTTCATAGTCATAAGGATATTGAGGAGGTGATATTAATTCTCGAAGGTAAAGGTGAGGCTTGGATTGATGGAGAAATAGTTACTTTTAAGAAAGGAGATGCGGTGTTTTTCCCTTCTAATTCTAAGCATCAAGTACGAAATATTGGCGATACACCATTAATTACGGCTTCTATATTTTCTGCACCTACTAGGCCTGAAAATTATATTACTTATGAAAAAGATGGTTTTGAAGATTAA
- a CDS encoding PPC domain-containing DNA-binding protein, which translates to MRRDIGEELGRIIILNLQRGEDLLKSIREQLKQIGIKNAVVLSAIGSLQRAVFHRVTGMEESPVDEYVTLEKPMELASLQGVIVDGDPHLHMVISDLEQTYTGHLEEGTVVLYLVEITLAEIKGVNLQRKKNELNIAVLEEKK; encoded by the coding sequence ATGAGAAGAGATATAGGAGAGGAATTAGGGAGAATCATTATCCTTAATTTGCAAAGAGGAGAAGATTTGCTAAAGAGCATCAGAGAACAATTAAAGCAAATAGGAATTAAAAATGCAGTTGTGTTGAGTGCAATTGGTTCATTACAAAGAGCAGTTTTTCATAGAGTTACAGGAATGGAAGAATCACCAGTGGATGAATATGTAACATTGGAAAAACCAATGGAATTGGCTTCTTTACAGGGAGTAATAGTAGATGGCGACCCTCATCTACATATGGTGATTTCAGATTTGGAACAAACTTATACTGGACATTTAGAAGAGGGTACTGTTGTCCTCTATTTAGTAGAAATTACCTTGGCGGAAATTAAGGGTGTTAATTTACAGAGGAAGAAAAATGAACTTAATATCGCTGTATTAGAGGAAAAGAAATGA